The stretch of DNA AACCCTAAACTTTGTCATTAACTCCTGTTATGTTAAGACTATCGACCAAATCCTCCAGCCTTTGAAACCAATCCTCGGATTGGCCTGTCCTTAAGCTCCTCCTCCCCAACCATCGGATTGAGTGATGTCTAAAGATTTCCAGCCATTGAGCTGCACTAACTGTCCCCAACTATCCCAGCCATTGGACTGACCTGTCTCCAACTACCCAACCATTGGACTGAACTGTCCCCAACTACCCCAGCCATTGGACTGACCCGTCTCCAACTACCCAACCATTGGACTGAGCTGTCCCCAACTACCCCAGCCATTGGACTGACCCGTCTCCAACTACCCAACCATTGGACTGAACTGTCCCCAACTACCCCAGCCACTAGAATAAACTGTATCTAAAGTTTTCACCAATCAACCCTTAGATGGGGCTATTCCTAAACTCTCTCTCCCAACCGTTAAACTGAGTGGTCTCTAAGCACTCCCAACATTTGAACTGAACTGTAGAGGCATCGTAAAGAGAACTGTTGCTAGAAGTCCTTCCTGTCAATGGTACACTTATGACTGATTGAGCTGTCCTTTACAGACCAAAGGGATCAGACTGTGGAATTGTGAATGTGAACATCCCTACAAGTGGTGCTGAGATTGGTGGTGCATTCGGAGGGGAGAAACACACGGGTGGTGGCCGTGAATCAGGGAGTGATGCCTGGAAACAGTACATGAGGAGATCTACTTGGTAAGTGACACATAATCATTGTATATTAAGTCATGCTTATTGCGGTGGACATGCTATCTCGATTACAATGTCGAGGGACACGGACTTGAGCTGGCAAAAATACTAATTCCAAGTAAAGATTTCATTCACAAATCGCTATAACTAATCACACCCTGGTGGATTGCTAGGCATTTTTCTATTTTCCTTTTCATGttatgaaaaatttataatacaCTGGTCACGCACTGTATATACACTACTTTCATTTTCCAGCTCTATATTTCATATCTGGTGTAGTGCTtgtcattaaataattactgttGTCTTAGGACCTAGTAGGAGATGGCAGTACGGCATCATTCTGTGTGTGACTTATCTGTTACTAGGGCGGCAGCTTGATAGCTTTGTCTTACCTTGAGATGCATAGTTCTACTAAATGCAAACAAAGCAATATCTCTATTGGTCAAATCACTGTCATGTTGTGGACATGGTGCAGGAACTGTAAGAGTCATTTGTAGAATTAGCATCTGTCTGTTCACTATTGTTGGAGATCATCACTGCTATTTTTGCAGCACTATAAACCACACAGACTCACTACCACTCGCACAGGGTATTAAGTTTGAGTAGTGCAGCTATGGATACAACCCGTCTGAATGAGGAGTAAAGAAACTCACACTTTTTCCTTTGCAAATCTCAATTTCTGCccttttttacaataatttaccCAGATATTTTGTACCTGCCCTATAACTACTGCTTTGTGGTGATATGATATACTGCTACTATATCTttgtttgtaaaacaataaatatactgAATAACATATGAAAAATATAGTGAATATAAAAACTGCAGAAGTAACTGACGATATTTAAGCAAAAAGTCTAAGAGTTTGCGTAGACAAGGCTGACTAGTTGATAGTAGAGATCTTGGCGTCAGATGAAAAATAACATTTATAATATGTAGTAGCCACTGGAGTTCAATATTGACAGGGTACGTCTATCCGATACTGTAGGATGATAAGGCCGGCGTTATGCCAATACATAAATGCAACAACTACGATGATGTGCCACCACTGATGACTCGAGCCAATATAGTCCATCTTCCCTACAAAATAATTGTCGattattataattgtaaatGGTTAATAGCCTGATCCATATTTACAACCACATCAAATTGGCTAATCATGGTTCATTGTATGGCCAGCAGGGAGTTACCCGCTCTTGTACAATCCTAGCATAGAGCGAGCTTTTCTAACAACAAATATATGCAGAGGAGTTATTAAATACATATCAGATCAGCACCAAGACACGGGGAGAACTAGCAATATGTATTAGTGTCTCTATAAATGTCACAAATCATGAAACTATCAAGATGAACCATGCAGAGAGGTGTGAAGATGAGATTCTCTGAATGGAGTGGAAAGCTAGATAAGGAAAATTTGACAAGGTAAAATAACAACGGGCAATATTGGTTCAAAGGAAGCTCACAACTAGACATGACTGAGCAGTAAAATTGATATATTGCTGCCTGTAGAGGTAGTTATTGATGAGCACTATACTCCACACGGTCAATGGAAAAATGAGTGCAACCACCTACTGCTGACTTACTGTACCTAAATAGCAACTTACTATCTACTTACCTGGAAATAAACACTCTGGAAATTTAGTGACATAGAAACCAACAGCTAATAGTGCCAAAATATATATCATTACTATCTTTCCATAGAATATCTGCAAAAGGACAAAATAATTTGCAACAGCGCAACAAACGACACATTAAAATCAATGTTGATAAAAACATTCTAGATAACACAATGTCGACTACAGTGAAAGATTTGTGATATACGTGATGCATACGATGTAAATATCACACAAATGGCACTATGGCCATGGCAAAtgttatactttctgattactGAATGGCAAATAATCTGCATAGGGAACAAGGTTTCAGTTTCTATATATTCAGAACTACTTGTTGTCATCAGTGGATGAAACTTAAAACTTcatttctgataaaaaattatcaaataatTAGGTTGTCCAAGTCACTGCAACCAAACTAAGGGGTTGGAGAAAGGTCCGTTGAGCAACCAAACCAAGGGATTGGAGAAGGGTCCGTTGAGCAACCAAACCAAGGGGTTGGAGAAGGGTCCATTAAGTAACTAAACCAAAGGGTTGGAGAAGGGTCCGTTGAGCAACCAAACCAAGGGGTTAGAGAAGGGTCCGTTGAGTAACCAAACCAAGGGGTTGATGAAGGGTCCGTTGAGTAACCAAACCAAGGGGTTGATGAAGGGTCCGTTGAGTAACCAAACCAAGGGGTTGGAGAAGGGTCCATTAAGTAACTAAACCAAAGGGTTGGAGAAGGGTCAGTTGAGCAACCAAACCAAGGGGTTGAAGAAGGGTCCATTGAGTAACCAAACCAAGGGGTTAGAGAAGGGTCCGTTGAGTAACCAAACCAAGGGGTTGATGAAGGGTCCATTGAGTAACCAAACCAAGGGGTTGAAGAAGGGTCCATTGAGTAACCAAACCAAGGGGTTGAAGAAGGGTCCATTGAGTAACCAAACCAAGGGGTTGGAGAAGGATCCGTTGAGTAACCAAACCAAGAGGTTGAAGAAGGGTCCGTTGAGTAACCAAACCAAGGGGTTGGAGAAGGGTCCGTTGAGTAACCAAACCAAGGGGTTGATGAAGGGTCCATTGAGTAACCAAACCAAGACCAAGGGGTTGAAGAAGGGTCCATTGAGTACATCCATAAAATGTGGCCAGAGCCCACAGCCTCCAGATGGCTTCATTAGGTACATTCATAGACTGACCAAAGCCCACAAACCTCAGATGAGTTCATTGGAAACATTCAGTGGCTGTGAGCAGAGCCCACAGCAATGACTGGTCAGCCACATAGAAACTAATCACTAGGAATATCTAAACATGGCTAGAAATGCTATTTTATGGTGACAGTTTCGATGAAACTGATGAAAAACTGTAAATGcacagaaaaatgtttgcaaGTCAGAAAGAGCTATAAGAGAAAATGTTAGCAATGGACACACCACTGTGTAATTTTTACAACACTAGATCAAGTCATAATGGCAATTTACCCATTTTTAAAGTAAAAGGATTCTTTCTTACTTTAAAGACACGCACACATAAATTAGGAGGacaaattatataattatatggccgacagtagcctgtcttgacaaactgttgtttttgcggagttgtccccccgtcgagtgggcgagcaacaacagcttgtcacaagacgtactgcacctgatgcatcagctgcacttacaGGGAGTTGCTCTCTTCCGTCTACGTGGCTTgactgcgatgttatgtcggtcgcttcattggtaatcataacggatttcgcgcaataatttatgtagaaaaattaagataagaacgtttaactagTGACccgtctctgcagtaaactttagtagaatttggAAACCTAGGccacaacagcgactaaacatggcGCTTATTGTACGCTCAGTCTGTTTTATTTCTAGTTTTGTATcggtcagttttatttgttcttattgattttattttcaatttattttattcttaagttctactgaAGTTTACCatagaaactggtctttggttaaacgtagtaatcttatttttttctacataaatttttgcgtgaaatccgttatgattaccaatggagcgatcggcataacatcgcagccaagacgcgtagacggaagagaacaactccctataagtgcagctgatgcatcaggtgcaatacgtcttgtgacaagctgttgttgctcgcccgcttgacgggagacaactccgcaaaaacaacagtttgtcaagacaggctaggccGACAGCAACATTTAATACGTAACTGATATAGTGTAGAACATTAGTGGCTGGCTTGGATGAACTTGGTCATAGTTTGTATATGGCTGAGGCTGAACATACCTGCACTATATCAGTATGGAAACCTCCGCTGAGGTATATCCAGTGGACAGCTGGAATCACTCCGTATCCAGCTATGCAACTGTACAAGAGCATGCGGTAGTGTCCCCAAGCATTGCTTAGGAACCTGGGATGGAGTTGAAGTCCAAAGGATATTACACCCAACAGAAATACCACGAAAAGGTAGAAGTGCCTCCATGACTACAAAAGAAACCACAATCAACTTGAAGTGGCAAATAAAATTTCAAGACATTTCGTTCTATGCTAGTAATGGAAATAACTAGATGTGGGGGTAGTAAACCAAAGTGGAAATAGTAACTAGAGGTGAACCAAACGTGGTGGGGGTATCCAGAGGTGGAGGCAGTAACCAGAGGCGGAGGTAGTAACCAGAGGTGGAGGCAGTAATCAGAGGTAAATGTAGCAACTATAAGTGTAGGTATAAACCAGATGTGGAGGGCGTAACCAGAGGCGGAGGCAGTAACAAGAAGTAGAGCCAAGAACTACAGGTGAATGTAGTAACCAGAAGTGAAGATATATACCAGAGGTAAAGGCAGTAACCAGAGGTAAATGTAGTAACCGGAAGTGAAGGTATAAATCAGATGTGGAGGACGTAACCAGAGATGGTGAGAGTAACCAAAGGTGGAGGCCGGTCAGTGGCTCAGTTTAAACTGTAGGTTCATTCCTATAAATGTCAACTCCTAAGTGTTGCATCTAGCACTCACTGCTCATGTAAACAGTAATTATGAGGTCCACCATATATAATAGCGCGCGCATTAGTCTAAATACAACTATCATCAGTGCTAGAGCTCATGTGGCTCATGTGTGGACGACAATGCAAGAATGCAAGACGAACACAAAAAGAAATTAGGGTTGTGAAGTTAGTGATAACATAATTTAGTGACCTAACATATTACCAAAgtgattaaattttatgtatTCTTAAGTGCTTGCCTTGGAAAAATTTCCATCGACCTTTGTGACAAATAAAACACATGTGTATGACTATTGCATCAAATGGCAGCACGCGAAAGAGATTTGATGTGTAGCTGAAAATTTAGCAAAGAACTCTTACTTtggataataaaaataacagaATTTGTACTCTGACAGAGAAAGTAAATCATTGTGCACCACTGCCaataatactgtataatatGAGAGTTGCCTTTCCATAGATCTAAGACGAGattaacaataaaaaagatGTTGATGAGCACATCAACATAGCCCTACATAGAATCTACATAGccattattttatgactttaTGATTCTAAGATCTTGAGCTATGAATTGGCTGAATACAAAGTGCCTGGTCTTTAAGACTATTGGTGAGACTGGGTTGATAGCCTTATAACTTGTGAGTAACTCGCTCATCTCTTATATAATGCAGCGCGGTAGCTGTAACTTACTTATCATTCTCCACCCTGTCAACAACTAGAAGTGTCAAACTATAATATGTCCATGCCAACTGATATCCTGTTGGTTCGACATAGAAACATATAGACTACTATACGTTTACACAAACTGGCTATGTGACACAGTAAACATATAGACCGAGTACCTGATGACAGTAGAAGGCCAGGTGCACACCAGGAAGGTAGCAACCTATTAAACCAATAGAGATACCAGCAAGATCCATGGCCAGCCACCGCCTGCAAGCCTTCTTGCTATGACAGTAAAAGAGATGAAATCCAGCGGATAGCAGCATACAAATCATGAAGCAAAGTAACCCTGTAATACCATAGATGAAGAAATATAAGCTACATGGTAATCTAAAAAGATACAGCTATTTCCAAGCCAACATTCTCAGAAAAGACTTGCATTAATAGTTACAGAATTGAGAAAAATGGTGTTGGTGCAGTTGAGTATCTGCCATATGGCTGTATAACAATAAGACAAACCAACTGAGGTTAAAGAAACAAAGATGGAATAGCCTCTCACATACCTAATATATTGTAGAAGCAATCTATAAGTGTCACTCCTTTAGTTGAAGTGGTTAAGCAATCAGTAAACATGGCTCCAGAAAAGAGGACAAACCCCAGCAGGTGTGACCAAACGTTGATGCTCTCATTGTTCCAGACCAATAGGCTACAAAAAAGTGTACAAATCAATATATCTCAGCAAGAAGAATATTTAAAATCTCCCAAAGCACTAGTTTGGATTGACAACGTCACAAGGATGATTTTAGAAATAATTCTATAAGATTCATTCACAACTTTATCTACTTCACCGCTAAAGTATATCAGGTGATATTTGCAGTATGTTTTGCATATCCTAAAGATCATGGTAAAACCAACTGATCGAACCAATCATCTTACACAAAagcaataataattatagtaacAACAGACAAACTTTCACTCAGGGATTGCAAATGATATAGTAAAATACCTTGAAAAGCAATGAGAAGCAGGAAGGTTGACCCGGTAGCCTTTCCTGATGTAAGGATTTCCTTTAAGAAACCGGGGAATCTCTTCATATCTAaaagtacaatatatatatatacctatatgtacattgtatatacatgtataaatctaCATATACACAAAACACAACAGACCTCAGattttagcattttaattttttgtgaatTGATTTCATCATCAACTTCTGAGAAATATACGAATGAGAAGATAAAAATTGGATatcaaaacataaaatcaacagCAGTATGTTTACAACAACTCGTAAGTAATAGAAAAGTTTTACTTGTAGAGATCTATGGAAGGACGGTCTGATAAGCAGCTAGCGTGTGACAGTATCATGTTTGGACCACACTGATTATCTACTTCCAGATCAAGTATTGTGCAGCAGTTGTGAGACTTGAATGAGTATTTGTAAAACATCTTGTCATCAGTAGTGGATGGAGGTTCCATTTTTAGTTTAATTGTTACAGCTTTCTGcaataaatataacattataagTTGATGAACTCCTGCACCCTTTAACTCACCTTTTAGATTAGAGAATATGCAGAACATGTTAGAGTTTTACTTTTACTATCATGTGATATTAGACGGTACAatatttattgaatgtgtgagtATGATAATGAGGTACTTTATCTTTGATGCTAAGCATATCTTTGATAGATTTAAATTACTTCTTTGTGTAAGCAGTCTTTTGATAAACAAGAATAATTGCTGAGGCAAGAACATACATGCAAAGTTGATCACAAATACTTCAGCTAAACTGTGATGTTAAAAGTGTACTTGTAGCACGTACATAGACCACTAATTTATGCTAGTGCGTAAATCATCAAATTAGCATTGCTATGGTAATCTGGTATGGTAATCTTTGCATTAGTAAACACCTGTTGATTGCCTGGGTCAGACCCAAAAGTTTTATATTTCACTGAAACCAGATTACCTATACAAAAGTATCTGAACTGGATAGCTTGCACAAAGTGTTAGATAATGCAGCACTAAATCATTAACACATTAGTTCTGTGCTACATCATTTTAGAACATTTAATTGTCAGAAAGACTTTTAATATGATTATAGACTAAAAGGTTACCAACAGCACGTGTAAGGTTTCAATACTCTAAACAACTGAAAGATCATAGACACGTGCCAACACTTCTAGGAGAATAAGCATGTAGCACGCTTGATGCAGCTCAGTGTAAGATAAATGTTGAGCCATCCATTATCACATGCTTTGTAGTACTTTTATACTAGTCGAATATCTAGTTTAGCCTACTACTCCATGTGTAGGCATTAACagaatattttataaatgaGCTTAGTCCTTGATATAACTGATAGCCTTTTAATCAATCAAACCTGATTTAGTATTGGACGTCATAAAAACGAACGtacataaagtttttattttcggtcaaaaaacaatcaaatgtTGCTATAACAACGAAGCACAAGATGTACCATACGCAAATTTATGCTTGCTGTTGACCACCTCTAAAACATCCTTAGGATTTAACAAGGAAGAAATGTAAAACGACAATGTTGATGTATCTACACATGATAAAGCTAGGAAACCTTGCATCAACAGTTTACGAATGAAATAAGTAAGGAATAGCCACAAAAATAGcttcaaattatttttgtaatacACAGTAACTAACTTTATTTGATGCTGTATTAATAGTTGGGTAAGACATGACTAGAATAAACACACGTATCAGATAACGCGGATGTGAAAGATTTGTTACACAAAGCGTTTCTCCTTcgcgacaaaaatgaaaaaactttaACACTAACCGCTGCTTACGTGTAACCTAAAATCTATATTGGTTTAGGAGGTCTACTAGCAGTCCGCCTAAGTTTTTGATTGACGTCATTGTTCGTGCACCGTTTGAGCAGACAATTTCAAATTGCCAAATTCGTGGTAGTTGTGCATCTGTAACGTGTTAAATGGATTTTCCAAACGTTAAAAACAAGGCGCAAACACTCCTGATAAGTCCAAACGTTGATCTTTAACTATGCTATAGTTGTTTCTTATATTAAACATTTGCGCTAAATGACTTGAATTGAATCGTGCTACAAAGCATGAGGTAATACCTTGCCAGCAAGACACAGAGTAGCACTTGTAGTACAACACATCTATGCATTTATTTGTATGCTTGGCAGGAAGTCAATTGGTTAGACCAAAAATCACCGAAAGCATACAACAATACAGCATTTCAGTTTTAAGAATAGTTATATAGCACATTGCTTTGTAATTGCGAGATGACAGTCTTGCCATAACCGGCCTTGGCAGATGGTAATGAAGACAATCTTTTGTTGACTTCCACAAAGTCATGAGAGATTCGGCGCACAAATTTCTTGTGGGGAAAAAGTTTTTGATGAGAAACACGACCCTGCTCCCTTATTGTTGGGTGTAAAGGAAGACCTCTTTGCTTCATCATGGGGACAATGAGGTCTGGTTCACCATGCATAACATTCACCAACACAAACTGAAAAAGAGCAGAAAATTCtaattttgtatgttttaagtaaaatattttagtatgcCAGTGTAGCATGGTTAATTGATTTGGATTATAAAACTTAGCTACTATTAAAGGGATATGGCTGCCATGACTTGTTTCAAATACTCTCACAAGAAAGCAAATCCTTTGCTTGCACAACACTACACCGTTTACAAAGTCCACCAATCAGATTTCttcaaaaaaactttaaaggttgacttgcaacaaaattcacattacagttatttggtatcaaaaggtttaccatgtcttactctgctgtcttaagtcaacctttaagtcaacctttaaggttgacttaaaggttgacttgcaacataGTCAACTGCAAGTCAATGCACAGCATTGCAACTGCACCTTGCAACTGCAAGGTTGACTGCAGTGctcaagtcaaccttcaaggttGACTTGAGCAATTCTGAATGCTTGCATAGTCATATGACTATGCATGCATTAAGTACTTACATACTTAATACTTACATAGTCATACTTAATAATGTCATACTTCTGTTAGTGCCAATAAtaaatcagtaaaataaataataaatactcttACAACATAGCGATTCTTACAACATAACGACTCTTACAACATAACGATTCTTACAACATAGCGACTCTTACAACATAACGATTCATACAAAAATAACAACTTTTACAAAGTATGACTGTTACAACGTAACGACTAATGACATAACTAACATGACATACTAACAACATAACGAGTAATTGATGAAATGACACAATCAATACATAAAAAACTAGATTAAGTTTTCAATCAGCCAAATATTTCTTTACTGGTTTGTAAGTTTGCGAGGTTAGAAATTGTTTAATGAAAGAAAATCAATGTCATGAAAGTTTGAAGTTAAACGCATTTGAAGTTGCAAAACATTCTTATGCAGCAATAAAGAGCTTGTTGGAAAGTCTAAAGAAACCGACGTATTTCAATTTCGACTTATTTCAATAACCGCAGTTACACCCATCAACTGCGAGTGACAAATAGAATACTTACTTGAAGCGCAGCCTGCATATGCTGTTCACACAAGTCATacgcaggaagtgacatcaccaACTGCTGAATCTTGACCTTCAATATGAGAATACACTTTGGTTAACTCATAGCTGACTCATAGCTGACTCATAGCTGACATACCTTTACAGATATTGCATACGTAAACATAGAAACCTCTGAGAAgaataagttttaaaatgtacattttttcataatttttcgATAGTTTAACAAATTTTAGCTAATCTCTTTGAAAtgtgaaagagacacgatgaaaGCATTTGTAAGATTTTGTACCTCATAAACATTGTCTGATGAGATTTTCCATTTACTAAATTTCTAGTATTCATACAATACAGCCACCAAGAAAGTTACAAGTAATCAcacttcaaattttaaaatttggtgatttaaaattttaacgaTCTCATGTAGAGAGCAACAAGGCTGTTGAAAACATTcatctaatgatatatatatcattgCGTATACCTAATGCCATCCACACAACTGCTACAAAGTACTTTATACTACATATGATCTATAATCAGCTAAATAGAGTCACACACTAGCTAACACTTAGCCTGAGAGTCTTACACTGCTCACCTGTCCTTTATAAATAGTAATGTGTTTAAGTGAAGGCTCCTGACAAatgctttgaatttttttaagcAGTTCTCCAATAACAACCTTGTCCTGGAGTTTCAGCGATTCAGCTTCTTTTTCCAAAAATCCCACACTACAAACATGAGGAGACAACACATTACGCTACTCCCACAGTACAGACATGAGGAGACAACACATTATGCTACTCCCACACTACAGACATGAGGAGACAACACCTTATGCTACTCCCACACTACACACATGAGGAGAC from Watersipora subatra chromosome 2, tzWatSuba1.1, whole genome shotgun sequence encodes:
- the LOC137387643 gene encoding progestin and adipoQ receptor family member 3-like, which gives rise to MSYPTINTASNKKAVTIKLKMEPPSTTDDKMFYKYSFKSHNCCTILDLEVDNQCGPNMILSHASCLSDRPSIDLYKYEEIPRFLKGNPYIRKGYRVNLPASHCFSSLLVWNNESINVWSHLLGFVLFSGAMFTDCLTTSTKGVTLIDCFYNILGLLCFMICMLLSAGFHLFYCHSKKACRRWLAMDLAGISIGLIGCYLPGVHLAFYCHQSWRHFYLFVVFLLGVISFGLQLHPRFLSNAWGHYRMLLYSCIAGYGVIPAVHWIYLSGGFHTDIVQIFYGKIVMIYILALLAVGFYVTKFPECLFPGKMDYIGSSHQWWHIIVVVAFMYWHNAGLIILQYRIDVPCQY